One genomic window of Verrucomicrobiia bacterium includes the following:
- a CDS encoding acetolactate synthase yields the protein MAKSESKVRERLQHPLVRQFSVFLENKVGALLNLTRTLSDSNVHVCGISVVDTADSSVIRIVVDDPERCHDALGKANIPVSESNLVVVEMPRGPEKLDTVLRSLVAAEVNIQYTYSLMIRPHDKALLALHCEDPEFARDVLVKAGYRVLTQRDISR from the coding sequence ATGGCGAAATCGGAATCCAAGGTTCGTGAGAGACTGCAACACCCACTGGTAAGGCAATTCTCCGTTTTTCTCGAAAACAAGGTCGGCGCGCTGCTCAATCTCACCCGCACTTTGAGCGATTCGAATGTCCATGTTTGCGGGATCTCCGTGGTGGACACCGCTGACTCGTCCGTTATACGCATTGTGGTGGACGATCCGGAGCGTTGTCACGACGCCTTGGGGAAGGCCAACATTCCCGTCAGCGAATCGAACCTTGTGGTTGTCGAGATGCCGCGCGGACCGGAAAAGCTCGACACCGTGTTGCGGAGCCTTGTCGCGGCGGAGGTCAATATCCAGTACACGTATTCCCTGATGATCCGGCCGCACGACAAGGCACTACTCGCGCTGCATTGCGAAGATCCCGAATTTGCCCGCGATGTCCTCGTGAAAGCAGGCTACCGAGTCCTGACCCAGAGAGACATTTCCCGCTGA
- a CDS encoding tetratricopeptide repeat protein, with translation MSHDRIAKALELWQRFPDNDLSRFNLAQAYVEANDYAAAVDHLRALCGKKPEWMVAHIQLGKSLIALGQSAEARPILEHALELAIAQHHDSPREELAELLKTV, from the coding sequence ATGAGTCACGACCGAATCGCCAAGGCCCTCGAACTGTGGCAGCGATTTCCCGACAACGATCTGTCCCGCTTCAACCTGGCGCAGGCGTATGTCGAAGCGAACGACTACGCCGCTGCTGTCGATCATCTCCGTGCGCTCTGCGGGAAGAAACCGGAATGGATGGTCGCACATATTCAACTCGGTAAATCGTTGATCGCCCTGGGTCAATCGGCGGAAGCCAGACCAATCCTGGAACACGCCCTGGAACTCGCCATCGCGCAACACCACGACAGCCCGCGTGAGGAGTTGGCCGAGCTGCTAAAGACGGTGTAG